One Ranitomeya variabilis isolate aRanVar5 chromosome 5, aRanVar5.hap1, whole genome shotgun sequence DNA window includes the following coding sequences:
- the LOC143776644 gene encoding uncharacterized protein LOC143776644: MQTLRQENIMTPSDVRAIIREEMQGLAQTSTTSTRQLSRSKSPVSSQSEDVCISSGEAESQPSSSETEGGLCLPNSSVDNLIKSVRSTMGCSDEKESKSAQDIMFAGLGQRKRRSFPVIKAIKEIVKKEWDKQNRGFLPSSSKRRYPFSDEELNTWSKVPKVDAAVASTTKQSVLPVEDSGVLTDPLDRKAEALLKRSWEANTGAFRPAISSTCTARSLLVWMEQLEEQIRGRTSRESILPKFPLIKEAVAFLADASVDSLRLAARSAGLVNTARRALWLKNWKGDAQAKAKLCAIPCQGEPSKDVPLPGTSRSNKGSDGSRRTRSKKVPFLAGPITRNVNTANQEVGGRLKFLLPRWEQITSSQWILDIVQYGLKLDFDRIPWDSFIVTSPKGQDQQRALESEILSLLSKKVLIEVPQDQEGKGFYSPLFLINKPDGSFRTIINLKRLNAFLRNHTFKMESISSTIKLLFPRCVMAGIDLKDAYYHLPIHAEHQKYLRVAIILEGQVRHFQYVAMPFGLSMAPCVFTKVILEVMAHLRQRDTLIIPYLDDFLVVGNSMLQCKTRLSNTISSLQELGWIVNFEKSRLDPETVQTFLGIQLDSVSQRCFLPQAKKLTIQSRVSDAIRNPYMTLRKGMSLLGSLSSCIPAVPWAQFHTRQLQYEVLSAQGKDGHLESRISLSKDVLESLSWWLDMDHLSEGVPWIIDPSKIITTDASPIGWGAHMKDSLAQDTWDQAELSCSSNWKELKAVEYALNHFLPQIQGANVRIYSDNSTTVAYVNRQGGTRSGSLMTIAADIFQLAETHLTSLTALHIRGVENIRADYLSRNELRQGEWTLNRSIFSMITESWGIPQIDLFATRDNRQVRRFASLNAMDHPDMLDSLHHPWRFQLAYAFPPMSLIPLVIRKIRREQARVILIAPFWLKRPWFSCLQTMCLCDPWILPSDKKLLSQGPFFHPQVKGLHLTAWNLRGNY; the protein is encoded by the exons atgcaaaccttacggcaggaaaacataatgactccatcagatgtcagagctataatccgggaagaaatgcaggggttggcgcagactagtaccaccagtacccgtcagcttagtaggtccaaatctccggttagttcacagtcagaggacgtatgtatatcctcaggcgaagcggaatcccagccgagctcatccgagactgaagggggactttgtcttcccaacagcagtgtggacaatttaataaaatccgtcagaagcacgatggggtgctcagatgagaaagaaagtaaatcggctcaggacatcatgttcgcggggttaggacagaggaaacgtaggtccttccccgtcataaaagctattaaagaaatagtaaaaaaagagtgggataagcaaaatagaggttttctaccatcatcctctaaaagacgctatcccttcagcgacgaggagttAAATACCTGGTCGAAGGTGCCGAAAgtggatgccgctgtagcctccacaaccaagcagtcggtcctaccggtggaggattcaggagtcctgacagacccgctggaccgtaaagcggaagctttactaaaaaggtcatgggaagccaacacgggggcgttcaggcccgccatatctagcacctgcactgcgaggtcactactagtgtggatggagcaactggaggaacagattagaggtagaacttcgagagagtcaatcctgccgaaattccctctaatcaaggaagcagtagcattcctggctgatgcctctgtggattcgctacgcctagcagccaggtcagccggcctagtgaacacagcccggcgagcactctggctaaagaactggaaaggggacgcacaggccaaagcaaaactttgtgcgatcccctgccagg gagagccttcaaaagacgtccctttaccaggaacaagccgttcgaacaaagggagcgatgggagtcgaaggacccgaagcaaaaaggtgccttttttagcgggtcccataacccgaaacgtaaataccgctaaccaggaggtaggcggcagattaaaattcttactccccagatgggaacaaataacatccagccagtggattctggacattgtacaatacggcctaaaattggattttgaccgaatcccttgggattcctttatagtaacatctccaaaaggtcaagaccaacaaagggctctggaatcagagatcctatctcttctgtctaaaaaagtcctgatagaagttccccaggatcaagaagggaaggggttctattcccctttattcttgatcaataagcctgatggttcatttagaaccatcataaacctcaagagattaaacgccttcctgcgtaatcataccttcaaaatggaatccattagttcaaccataaaactcttgtttcctaggtgtgtcatggccggaatagacttaaaggatgcctattatcatcttcccatacatgccgaacatcaaaagtatctaagggtagcaatcatcctggaaggacaggttcgtcactttcagtatgttgcaatgccatttgggctttctatggctccctgcgtcttcactaaggtgatattagaagtgatggctcatctacgtcaacgagataccttgataataccctacctagatgactttctagtggtgggaaactctatgctccagtgtaaaacccgtctatctaatacgatctcgtccctacaggagttaggttggatcgtcaacttcgagaaATCCCGGCTGGatccagaaaccgtccagacatttctaggaatccagctagactccgtaagtcagagatgcttcctcccccaggcaaagaaactgactatacaatcaagggtatcagacgcaatacgcaacccctacatgacactaaggaagggcatgtctttgctggggtcattatcatcatgtatccctgctgtaccatgggcacaatttcatactcgtcaattacagtatgaggtattgtcggctcagggaaaagacggacatctagaaagcagaatatctctttccaaagatgtcttagaatcactatcctggtggctagacatggaccacctctcagagggtgtgccatggataatagacccgtctaaaataattaccaccgacgccagccctattgggtggggagcacatatgaaagacagtctggcccaagatacttgggaccaggcagaattgtcatgttcctccaattggaaggagctaaaagcggtagaatatgccttaaatcactttcttccgcagattcaaggagcaaatgtaagaatttactcggacaattccaccacagtggcatatgtgaaccgtcaaggtggtacaaggtcaggaagtctaatgaccatagctgcagacatcttccagctggcagagactcatctaacatccctaacagccctgcacatcagaggtgtagagaacatcagggcagactacctcagccgaaacgagttacgtcaaggggaatggaccttaaacagatccatattcagtatgataacagaatcatgggggataccacaaatcgacctatttgccacaagagacaaccggcaagtaagaaggttcgcttccctgaacgccatggatcacccagatatgttggactctctccaccatccttggaggttccagctggcatacgcctttcctccgatgtctctgattccactagtgatcagaaaaatcaggagggaacaagcaagagtgatcctcattgcaccattctggctgaaaagaccatggttctcttgtctccagaccatgtgcctatgcgatccatggattctcccatcagacaagaaactgctgtcccaaggcccctttttccacccgcaagtgaaaggtcttcacttgacagcgtggaatttgagaggcaactactaa